Genomic DNA from Paenibacillus sp. MBLB1832:
TTTCTTTCAAGTACTGATCTACATCAACGAGACGGGCAAATACAATTTGGCCGTGCTCATCCAGCAACTTATCATTTCACTGGCCGATCCGAAGCTGGTCCTGGAGCAAGGACGTCTGCAGGACATTGCGCCGGAAGGCATTAAAGCAGCAGGGGTACTGATTATGATTGCACCGATGTTAGCCGTGTACCCTTTCCTACAAAAGCATTTTGTGAAAGGCGTTATGATTGGATCCTTAAAGGGGTAACCCTTGGGAAATAGATAGAGGAGGTCATTATTCATGAAAAAGATGTACCGTTCGGCATGGATTGCCGGAACATCCGTTGTCCTACTTAGTATGTTAGCTGCAGGGTGCGGAACGAAAACGGAAACGACTGTTAACAAACCAGCAGCGTCAGGTACCGCTGCACCTGAGAAGCGCGGCAATATCACTGTGGCCGTTTACGATAATGGGAAAGTTCCAGCGGATCAAGGCACGATGGAGAAAAACTGGTTAACCGAGTGGCTGAACAAGAATGGGCCTGTGGATGTCAAGTTTGTGCCGATTCCAAGAACGAAGGATACGGAGAAATATAACTTGTTGTTTGCATCTGGGGATGCTCCTGATCTAATCTGGTCCTATGATTCTGCGTTGAAAGCGCAATTAATCAGCCAAAAACAAGTCATGCCCTTAGAAGACCTGATCGACAAGTCTAGCACGACCTATAAGAAACTGTTAGGTCAGTTCCCGAGCTTAAAAAAATTAAGCACTTCCCCGGATGGACATATTTATCAAATCGGGAAGGTCAATGCGGAAACGGTTACACCGAACTTTATTTTAACTATCCGGCAAGATTGGCTAAAGAAGCTGAATTTGCCGATTCCGCAAACGACGGAAGATTTGTATAACACAGCGGTTGCGTTCGCTACGAAGGATCCCGACGGTAATGGAAAAGCCGACACTTACGGGATGAATTTGAGCTTTGTTGGCGGTCTTGAAGTGGATCAAATATTCGGCAATATCCCTCCGATCATCGAGAATGGAAAGGCAATTAATCCTTGGGATCGCTTACAAGCGGCAACTGATTTCAAGAAGAAGCTGTTCGATGCGGGAGCCGTTGATAAAGAATTTCTGCTTGATAAAGATGGGGCCAAGGCTAAACAGGCTTTCACGAATGGCAAGTTGGGTATTTATGGCTATTATGTCGACCGGAATCCCTATGACGCTTTGCTGAAAAATGATGCGAATGCCGATGTTGTGGCCATCGCTTACCCGAAGGGGCCATATGGACAATTCAGCGGCGCTCTGAATCCGTCTGCACAAGTGGTCGGGTTGGTGAATGCCAAGGCGAAAGATCCGAAGGCTGTTATGAAGTTTATTGATTTTCTCTCTGAACCTGCGACCATGAAAATGATGAAGTACGGGGAAGAAGGAACCGATTACAAGCTCGATAACGGTTGTCCTGTCTTAGTGGACAAAGATAATCCTAAGTTTAAATTTACCGATACGTTTAACATCCTCAACTCCTTAAAAGCACTCGAACCCAAATGCGGTTCTCCTCTGCTAGGGCTCAAGCCTGATACCAACCCATCGGATAAGATGTGGGCTACGATCTTGCAGAAAGCCGACGAGTATTATACGAAACCAGAACGTCCATGGCCTGGGATGACTTGGGCTGAATTCATGCCATCCATGCCGAGCGATCTTCAAACGATTAACTCCACGGTGAGCAGCCAAATTACGGATATTGTGAATAAAGCTATTGTCAGCGGCACTTCCTATTCAACAGAGCAGGCCATCAAGGATGCGAAGGAACGTTGGGAGAAATCAGGCGGAAAAGATATCGATGCTTGGTATGATAAGTGGTATGGGGAAAATAAAGACAAGGCCTTCTTGACTAAGGATCTTTATTTGAAATAGTGGAGAAAGGGAACAACGGACCGGAGGTGATGCCTCCGGTTTTTTTGTGTTGGGTGAGTGACAATTATATTACGATTCTTGCCCTTCATGTGGAATTTCCCCCATTTCAAATCAAATCCCCCTACCCTATAATGATATGCTAGATAGGGAAAAACGGGGGGATTCAGGTGAACATGGAGCAGTTCGTAAATAAGCGAAATACATGGTTTTATCGGCTACTTCTCTCGTATGTTCCCGTTTTTTTTGTTGTAAGTTCACTTTTGATCATTGGTTTTTTTATGTTAATCGTCTATCTATCCAAACAAGAAGCGAAACGCGCTAATGATGTTACTGTCCAAACATTCATGCAGTCGGTTGACCAATCCCTGAAAGTCATCGATTCAATGCTCATGCAAAGCTCGCAATCGGATCGGGTGCTTGCTCAATTTGTTACAGATGCCCGTTTCGAGGAGTCCTATTTCAATCATTATCAGGTTATCGGCAAATTAAACGATTGGATCGATGGCTATCCGCTTGTGGATTCCGCTTACGCGGTGAGATGGTCGGATGGACTGGTTATCATGCAAACGGGGAGTGATCATTTGGAGCGGTTTCCCGATCGCGCCTACGTCATGTCGTTTAAAACCAACACCTTGCCGCAAGGATGGTCCGAAGCGCGAAAAGATCCCATGGCCGGATCCGATGCCAGAGGGGATATCGTCTCGTTAGTCCATCAAGTTCCGTTACAGACTTCAGGCCTCGGTATCGTCGTTGTGAATGTTCGGATATCTGAATTAATGCGCAGCATTAAAGATAAACATGTGCTCAATGTCGATACGTTATGCATTCGAGGCAGAGATGGAGCGCTTCTCTATGCTTCAAGTGACGCAGGATGTTTGTCAGCTTCCACCCCGATGCCCGTATCTGCAGCGGTTTCGAGCTACACGGGGTGGCATTATATGAGCGCGATGCCCCATTCACATTTGCTTTCTTACGCATCCGTATTTTCCTACATTTGGGTCATTGGCAGTACAATCGTTACCATACTGGGGCTAGTGTTCTTCATCTATATTACAAAGAGAAATTACAAGCCCATTGAAGCCGTGTTAACACAAATCAGGCTGCATGTGCATAAGAAGAGTCAGCCAATACCCGAGCAACTCAAAGACGAGTTTCAATGGATCGAGTCGACATTTGAAGGGCTGCTGAGCGAACTGAGCGACTTTCAGAAGCAGTCGGAGCGAGAGCGAATCGTCAGACAAAAAATTACGCTTCAGCTCATGCTGCTCGGAGGTCTGTCTGGCAATAGCGAGCACGGGGTAGAGCTCGACTTACTGCCACAGCATGGGGCTAAAGTAATTATGATCGTGGAAATGGATCACTATCCCAAATTCCTTGCATCGTATACATCGTCGGATCAATTTTTGCTCAAATATGTGTTGACTAAGGCACTCCAGGAGCTTGCAGAGCACAACCAACTGGAAGTTTGGACGGAGTGGATGACGAGCAGCCGCCTAGCCTTATTATTACTTGGGAAAAACACAGCCGGCATCGAGGCGGAGCTGTCCGAGAGGATCGAATGGTTGGCAAACGCTTTGCAAGACTGGGTCGTCCATCATTTGCCCTTCACCGTGACGTTGGGGATTGGCCATGAAGTGTTTCAGGTGGAGCAGCTCCCAGAGGCTTATGGGCAGGCAGAAGAGGTGCTTCGTTACAAGTGGCTGTTGGAGCAGGAGAAGGTGCTTTGGGGAAAACGCTTGAAGACCCAACCCGGTAAGGAGCTATTGGATTATCAAGTCATCGTGCAAACGATGGCGGAATCATTGCGTCTGGGCGACGAGCGTTGGGAAACGGACTATGAACAAATCTTTGAGGAAGCTCGCCAATCTTTATTGTCTCGTGACGACATGTTGCGGGTATTGCAGTACATGCTTTATGCCTTAGACAAGGAGTTATCCTCATTAGGATACGAGTCGATGGAAGACATCATCGAGCAGGTTCTCAGCAAGAGCAGAGAACTTATTCATCATATCGAGACGTTGAAAGAGCTTAAAGAAAATCTAAAAAGCCCTTTACAGGAGCTATTTCAACGGATTCGTGAACTTCGGGTAAACCAACAACATCATAAGTTAATCGTGAAGGTTAAGTCATTTATCGAGGGGCATTATTCCGACCCGGACTTCTCATTAACAACGCTCAGCGATGAATTTGGACTTACGGGAAATTATTTAAGCAAGCTGTTTAAATCTGAATTCGGGGATACCTTTGTGAATTATCTGATTAAAATTCGCATACAGAAGGCGAAAGAGCTATTGTTGGAAACGAATGAAACCATTCAAACGATAGGCCAGCGCGTCGGATATGTACAGACGATATCCTTCAATCGGGCCTTCAAGAAATTGGTGGGGCGGTCGCCCGGCGAATATCGCAAGCTGGATAATAGGGCCGATCGGAGCGCCTTCTCCGCCGTGGACCTGGAAGATACCGATCCCGAATCCTCCTCCGGTCAGGACTAGGTCTCTAGGGTCGGGTCAAATATTTGTATTTTCTTCTGCAAGAGCGCTAGTTTCCGGCATCTTACAGGGCGAGCAGATATGGAGGAACGTCCATAGATAGAAGGAGGGGGAGTCATGCCAATAACAAGAGGAGTGGATATCAGAAAGGCCATTGAACGTAAGCGGAGAGAGATGCATTCGCTAAGCGATCGGTACGGGATGGCTTCACAAATAGTTCTACGGAAATCGCGGGAGATTGACCGCCTGCTAAATGCTTATGGAAGTTTATGTAAAATCAAGGAGAATTAATGCTCCAGATAAAAAACGCATGCTGCGCGTAAATATGCAGCATGCGTCGTCATGCAGTTCCCCACCGCGCGCTGGGAACTGCGGGCGGTTTGGAAACGTCATGCCGTGGTGTCATGACGGCGAGTTTAGCCAGCTATAGCCATTTGAACAGGAAATCGACAGGGTCTTCCTGAGGATTTAACTCATGCGTGCCTTTAAACACTTGGGATGAAAACTTGTCCGCTATTCCTAATGCTTCGTAGTAACGCATAACCTGTGCCGAGACTGCACGGAAGCCCTCAGGATGAAATAGTTCGTCGTCTTCGCCAGCTTCGAGATAAAGTGGCCGGGGGCAAACCAGTCCGCAAATTTCACCATCCAAGAGCATATTGCCCGCATTGAACCATGTCCAATCAGGCCAATCATAGCGGAACCGGTCGTTCACAAAGCAAGATGAAACCGATACTTGGATACGAGTATCAATTGCTGCAGTGAACAACGTATAGAACCCGCCATAGGATAGCCCGATCATACCTACTCGATTGGTGTCAAGCTCAGGCCGTTCCAGCAGCTTGTTGATGCAACCTTGTATTTTGAACAGTTCGATGGCTGCAAGAGAGCTTCCCAACTGTTTAAATTGAGTATCTAAGTGCTGCCGTTGAAACTCGGGACCAAAGCGTTCGGCGTTCCACAAGAGCAATTGCGGGGCGAACACAGCGGCTCCTCGTCTTAGTACGCGCCGCGTCATATCATGATAGTTCTCCGACCCGAAAAATCCTGAACATAGTTCGGGGGTACCTTGTCCGCCATGTTGTGACACTACCAAGGGAAAGGGGCCTTCCCCGTGAGGAAGGAAATACAGTCCGTAGGCCGTAAGTCCTTCCATCACCGGAATGTTCGCCCGATAGATCGAGCCGAGTTCGTCTTCGCCTATTTGTACAAAGCTCGCAGTATCCGTGACGGGAGGCTGGGGAGGTTCAGTTAAGGGCCAGCCAAGCATCGCCTTAAGGCGATGCCGGTAAGGGGTGCTGCTGCGGACGTATGCAGCTTCACTGGAGCAGTCCGGCTGAAAGTATTGTTCGCGACGTAACGTTGACAAGGCTCGCTGATTTTCGATGAAGTCTAATAGCTCCTGATATTGTTGGAGTCGGTACGCATTACCGGCAGTTTCTTCTTCTTTAAATAAATTCACGGTTTCCCCTCCGTTTTCTCTAGACATTCAAGAATGACTTTGGGCGCATTCCCTAGCGCCATGCTCTAACTGGATCAGCCTTGCCAGTTTCTCAACTTCAACAAACGATTGCTAAGCCGTTGAGCTTAGCGAATCACCTCGGCAAGGAGGGTAGAAGTAAGCTGTTTAATGGGAATAGGCCGGGATCCTATACCTAGATCGTGAACTCGATGTGCCCACGATTCAAAGTCAGCTTGTATTGGATAGAAATCGATTCCATAACTGCGAATGAAATCTATGAACATCCTGCTACCCGTAATTCTAACTTCTTTACCCATTTATTTGATTTGTTGAGCTAGAGCAATTTAGAGTCAAAATTAATCCAACAACACGTTGTATGATAATATGATAATCGAAGAATGGATTCATTATCAACCTACAAAACGTTGAAGAGTGTCGGATTCATGGGGGAGAGATTACGAATAATAAAGTTAAAATCCACAGTTACGGCAATACCAGAGCGGACTTTCCGAGGCTGCTATGTATGCTACGTTAAAGCAAAACCGAAGTCTGCAATGAAAATGCGAACAAACGGCCATAGTCCCATTCTTGGGGTGGCCGTTCTTGCTACGAAGGATCCGTTAAGGAAAAAAGGTGCTACTACTTCAAACGGCGCGGGTGTTGGGTGAGCTCAGCACGTGCAGGCCAACAATTACCAATGTTTTTCAAGTCAATTCATTGTTCATCGAAATTTGACTTTTCCCAGAAATTATAACACATGTTCCCAAAACGCATAAGGAAAAGGGTTTTGGTTGGGGAAGATTTTCCAACAGCACTCGTCATTTTCTTGATCTCAAACGAACAAGTTTAGCAGCAGTTCCAGTGAGTGGCGAAGATTGGGCTCGATTACGAGACGGTGAAGGTTTTGAATCCTCGCCTTGTCTATGGTGAAATTACAGGTTACGGCAGAGAAGGGCCTTGTAAGGATAAGCCAGGTCAAGACTTGCTGGTACAGTCACTCTCAGGGATTACCTGCTTAAGTGGAGATGCGGATCAAGGTCCGGTGCCGTTCGGATTAGCGATCGCGGACATGATGGCTGGCGCACATTTGGTGCAGGGCAATAACCGAGCTTGGATTGGGAGCGCTGTTGCAAATATAAAAAAGCTGAAACTCAAACCAGAGTCTCAGCTTTTTAGCTAACCTACTTGCTGCGCCAAGCTCATCTCCACACACATGAGAATAAACGCGCCTGCGCCGTGCAGATCGTTCTCGATCGTAGGACGGGCGATATAGTGCGCGTAGTCTCCGATGCCCGTGCCAGCAATGCGACAGGGTACCAGCCGAGGGCTCTCCCCCAGAACTCCGGTGCCAAGCCTGTGACAGGATCAGCCCACTCCGCCGTTTTCGTTTCATCCCATCCGTGGTAGAACAGGCCTGTAATAGGATCTTTGGTATGGCTCTCCATAAGGATGGCTTGATAGGTCATCATGTCGAAATAGTCCGGTTCCCCGAAGGTTTTACCGTATTGGACAGCAATCGGCCCAGCCATGTACAATCCGTCCAGCCACATTTGATTCGGCAAATATTCTTTGTGGAGCCTGGAACGAACCGTGGCTTCCTCTATCAGCAGAATACGATGCGTGACGCGCTAGTTGCAGGTATTAATCTGAATATTTTTCATAAGCATCATGAGCGTGTCCGCATGGCCAATATTGCCCAGGTAATAAATGTGTTGCAAGCGGTCATTTTGACGCGAGGGGCACAGCTAATTTTAACGCCTACGTATCATGTCATGCATATGTACAAAGTTCATCAAGATGCGACATACGTGCCTGCGCAGATCGATAGTCCCCTATATGTGATGAAGTCAATCTGGCGAGGTAACGGGTACAATTCTAGTGGCAGACACGATACAAGCGCACAACACGTTCGACAATCCAACAGCTGTTGCGCCTGCTGCCTTCACTAGTTTCCGTAAGGAAAATGATCGCTTGATCGTCAACCTGCCAGCAAAACCGTTGTCGTACTTGCTATCTGCTAGTGGAGGTGTTGTCTCATGACAGAGGTAAAATATTTTCCATTAAATGTACATAAGCCAAAGCAAGTACGGGGAACCTATTCTTACGAATTCTCGCGAATAGTTATAATCGATGTGTGGAGTGAAACGTATTTTAATTGATATGTTCAAAAAAATGCCGGCATCACGGCTCATTGTAATTGCATATACCGTCGGTATTTTACTTGCAGCTGTGCTTCTCAAATTGCCGATTAGCCTTAAACCGGGCGCCACGATTTCTTATGTGGATGCCCTTTTTACGTCGGTCAGTGCCGTCAGTGTGACGGGGTTGACGACCGTGGCGATTAAAGATACGCTGAACGGCTTCGGGGTTGGCGTACTGGTTGTTGCTTTTCAATTCGGCGGGATCGGCGTGATGACGCTTGGCAGCTTTTATTGGCTGCTGTTCGGCCAAGAAATTGGCCTGCTGCAACGGAAGCTTATTATGATTGACCAGAATCGCAATAATCTGTCTGGTCTTGTGCAATTAATGCAGCTTGTGCTTGGCGTAACGCTTCTAATTGAAGCCATTAGCACCGTACTATTCGGCATGTATTTCTATTGGGCAGGTTTCTATGATTCGCCATGGACTGCCTTGTGTTATGGGATGTTCCACGCCATTTCTTCATTCACGAATGCGGGTTTCGACCTGTTCGGCAATTCGCTCTTGGACTATTCGGAAGATTATTTCGTCCAGTCGCTTACGATGGTCCTTATTATTTTAGGCGGAATCGGCTTTCCAGTCTTAGCGCAAGTGCGGGAGTATTTCTGGGGCAAGCATCCCAACTATCGGTTCTCTCTGTTTACGAAGTTAACCCTTGTGACCACGGGGGTGTTGTTGGTTGTGGGAGCCGCGGCGATTTGGCTGATCGAGCGAACGCATGCGCTCGCGGAAATGAGCTGGCACGGCAAGCTGTTTGGCTCACTATTCACTTCCGTCACCTCACGCAGTGCAGGTCTGACAACGCTCGATATCACGGCTTTAACAGAGGGGAGTTTGCTGCTGCTTTCCATCCTAATGTTCATTGGTGCAAGCCCATCCAGTATGGGCGGGGGGGTCCGAACGACGACCGTCGCAGTCATCGTGCTGTTTTTAGTTTCTTTTGCCCGCGGGGAAAAGGAGCCGAAGGTGTTCGGCCGAACGATCAATCAAGAGGATTCGCTCAAGAGCTTCGTTTTTTTCCTTACTGGAGTCGGACTGATGATAGCAGGCATGTTTGTGCTGTTGTTGGCCGAGTCTCACCGTCACGGGTTATCGGCCATCATGTTTGAGGTGGCGTCTGCTTTCGGAACATGCGGTTTATCCACGGGAATCACAGGTGATCTCGGCAGTGTCAGTAAGATCGCGCTGATCCTTTTGATGTTCATCGGTCGTATCGGGTTATTCCTCTTCTACACGCAATTCACGAATGGAAGGAAGAAACCGCTGATTCGGTATCCTGAGGAGAAGCTTATTATTGGGTAGGTTCACCATTATCTTTTTGGGATTTTTTTGCATATGACGATTTGTAAAATGAAATAATAGTCGAATGTTCGAATATTTTTCCCGGAAAAGTGAAACGTGTTTAGATTTCATTCGTATCAGATAAAGGAGTTCACTAAAACAGGTATGTGAAGGGAGGTGGCCTCGTTGACAGTTAGTTTAGTCAAAGGTCAGAAAATCGATTTAACAAAAGGTAACGCAGGTCTATCTAAAGTTGTGGTTGGGTTAGGTTGGGATCCTGCTGTTGTGGAGAAGAAAGGTTTCTTCGGCACAAAAAAAACAGCGGTTGAGATTGATATCGATGCATCCGTGATCCTGTTGGATGAAAAGGGCCACATCACCAAAGAGAAGCATGTCGTGTACTTTGGCAATTTGCAAAGCCCTGATGGCTCGGTGGTTCACTCTGGAGATAACCGCACAGGGGATGGCGACGGGGATGATGAGCAAGTTACGATTCAATTAGGACAAGTCCCTGCGGACGTTAGCAAAATGGTGTTCGTCGTTAATATTTATGATTGCGTCAACAGAAAGCAAGATTTCGGGCTGGTCCAATCAGCATATATTCGCGTGTTGAATGGTTCCAATCAACAAGAATTGGTGAAGTTTAATTTAACTGACAACTACGCTAGTAAAACATCCTTGATCGTAGGTGAAATCTACCGTCATAGCGGCGAATGGAAATTCAATGCGATTGGCGAAGGCACAACAGATACAACCCTCGGACTTTTGGTTAAACGATATCAATAGAATTCTATATAAAGAGAGGTAATTCACATGTCCATTTCCTTATCCAAAGGCCAGAAAGTCGATTTAACAAAAACAAACCCAGGTTTAACGAAAGTCATCGTTGGACTTGGTTGGGATACAAACAAATATGATGGCGGCAAAGATTTCGATTTGGATGCGTCCATTTTCGCTGCGAATGCAGCGGGCAAAGTTTCTAATGAATCCGACTTTATTTTCTATAACAATCGTCAGAATGCGAACGGTTCCATCGTACATAACGGTGACAACCGCACAGGTGCTGGCGACGGCGATGATGAGCAAATCTCTGTCGATCTTAGCAAAATACCTGCAGAAACTGAGAAAATTGCGTTCTGTATCACGATTCATGATGCGGCAGCGAGATCGCAAAATTTTGGACAAGTTTCCAACGCGTACGTTCGTGTACTTAACGAGGGCTCCGGCGCTGAGCTGATTCGTTATGACCTAGGCGAAGATTTCTCCATCGAGACAGGCGTTGTCATTGGTGAACTATACCGTCATAACGGCGAGTGGAAATTCAACGCAATTGGCAGCGGATATAAAGATGGTTTAGCTGGGTTGGCACGCGATTACGGCTTGCAAACATCCTAGGTTGCATGTATTATCGGGGGTGGTGCTTTTAGGCACCACCTTCCCTTTCATAACAGAAGCAGTTAATCAAACAGGAGGTCCATTAGCATGTCAGGTTTTTTCCAAAGTTTTATCGATAATTTCCTTAATTTCTTCAGTTGGGACGTGCTCTCAGCCACATTGACGGATCCAGTAAACTGGGGAATCATTGGGACGCTTGTGCTGCTTGAAGGCTTGCTTTCAGCAGATAACGCGCTTGTCCTGGCTGTCATGGTTAAACATTTGCCGAAGGAACAACAGAAGAAAGCTTTGTTCTACGGTCTGCTAGGTGCTTACATATTTAGATTCCTAGCAATCGGCGTGGGTACGTTCCTTGTGAAAATTACATGGATTAAAGTGCTTGGCGGTGCGTATTTACTCTGGATCGCCTACAGTAACCTCTTCATGAAGAAACATGATGATGAAGGCGGCGAAGTGAAGAATAAAGGTCTATCCTTTTGGCGTACGGTACTAGCTGTAGAAATTATGGATATTGCATTCAGTGTGGATAGTGTTCTTGCAGCATTCGGTGTAAGTGATAAGGTTTGGGTACTATTCCTTGGAGGTATTCTTGGCGTTCTGATGATGCGAGGCGTGGCCCAAGTATTTTTGAAGCTCATTGACAAGATTCCAGAGCTGGAGAAAACAGCGTTTATCCTCATTATTGTCATTGGTCTGAAAATGATTGCTGGCGCTTTCGGCTTCCATATCTCACACGTCGTCTTCTTCTCCGTCATTATTGCTTTGTTCGGAGGAACGATTATTCTGAGTATGTTTCGTAAGAAGGATGAGTCCAAATCCGTAAAAGGCTCCTAATCGAAATAGGAGAATAATCAGTGCCGCTCATCATATCTTTGATAGTAGTTGATCCTTCGTATCAATTCGTCAGAGAGGGTGCGTAGTATGATCGTAGGCGGCATGATTTTAGGCGGAATTATCATTACGCTCATTGTGATCGCGAGTGCAGAGAAAGCAGAATATGTGTCCAATTTTATCGATAAATAGTCACTGTTGAAGCCTGAAAAGGTTTCTTTTTTTTGCGAACTAGATAGAATATGAAGTAAAGTTTACTTATAAAGGAGCTTCCAATGAGCCATCCTAAACTAGATGCACCCAAAATGCCCAAAGAATTACCGCAGATTACCCTGGAGGATAGTAAATTCGAGCCCGAGGACAGCTTTCATACTGGCATTATTAGCGACTGCATCATAGATAATCAATCCGCTTATAAAGTTGCGTTTGATAAAATTATTTTCCGCAATGTAACCTTTACCCGAATCGCCATGAAAGAAATTGAATTTACGGATGTTATCTTTGAACGATGTGATTTATCCAATGTGGATTTCTCGGAGGCCACCATTCATCGTACTGAGTTCCGTAACTGCAAAATTATCGGGATGGATTCTAACGGGTTCCACGTTACGTAACATCTCCTTTCACGATTGCTTAGGGGATTTTGCAACGTTCCGGATGGCCAATTTGAAGCAGATTGCTTTCCATTCTTGCTCCTTAGTGAAATCGGATTTCTACGAAGCAACCTTACAGAAAGTCTATTATGATGAATGTCAGCTGGACCAATCCCAGTTTACAGGAGCCAAGCTCGAAGGCATTGATCTAAGTACCTGTGAGTTCACAAGCCTGGGGGTTAGTATAGAGGATTTGCGCGGATGTATCATTTCCAGAGCGCAGGCGTCCGTGTTTGTTAGTCTTTTTGGGATTACATTAAAAGAATAATTGGGCTTGGAAAGGGAGGGCAGACCGTGAAGCTGGGATTTGATATCGATGATACCCTCATTAATCTGAGAGAGCATGCTTTTCATATTTATAATCAGAAGCTAGGGCAGAATGTTGGTTTAGATGTGTTTCACGCCCTGCCGAGCATGGAGATTCATAGCGCGTTTGGATTGACCAAAGAAGAGGGGGGCAAGCTGTGGCACAGCCTCCGCGATGAGATCTATTATTCGGACTGTGCGACGTTCCCGCATGCACGCGAAGCGTTGAATCAACTAGTTGCGAAAGGGCACGAGGTCTACTATATTACGGCTAGAGCGAAGGAACATACGGATCGCACAAGACAATGGCTGTTGGACAACGGATTCCCTGTGGCCGAGGGGCACTTCTTTTGCGGCATGAGCGATTCCGAAAAGGTGCACATTATTGAGCAGCTCGAGCTCGATTATTACTTCGATGATAAGCCGACTGTTCTTGCGACGCTGTCTCACTTGCCGATCCAGATTTGTGTCAAGGATCGGTCCTACAATCGACATCTGACCTTGCCTCGGATCACTTCGTGGGAGGAACTGCCCCGGCTGATGCAGGGGTAAAAAGCGCCACATCACGATGTGAGCGCAAGAGCTCGAGATGGCTTCTAGACACAGAAGCTGAGGATATGTATACCAATGGTTGACTTCACGGGTTTATGGTCCAATTCTCGCTAAACGTTCGATCGGAACATGGAGCGGCATGCAGTTGTCATCGAAATATGGCCATTTCTTAACGCTGCAGGCACAGGGACTGAATA
This window encodes:
- a CDS encoding alpha/beta hydrolase family protein, whose amino-acid sequence is MNLFKEEETAGNAYRLQQYQELLDFIENQRALSTLRREQYFQPDCSSEAAYVRSSTPYRHRLKAMLGWPLTEPPQPPVTDTASFVQIGEDELGSIYRANIPVMEGLTAYGLYFLPHGEGPFPLVVSQHGGQGTPELCSGFFGSENYHDMTRRVLRRGAAVFAPQLLLWNAERFGPEFQRQHLDTQFKQLGSSLAAIELFKIQGCINKLLERPELDTNRVGMIGLSYGGFYTLFTAAIDTRIQVSVSSCFVNDRFRYDWPDWTWFNAGNMLLDGEICGLVCPRPLYLEAGEDDELFHPEGFRAVSAQVMRYYEALGIADKFSSQVFKGTHELNPQEDPVDFLFKWL
- a CDS encoding helix-turn-helix domain-containing protein → MEQFVNKRNTWFYRLLLSYVPVFFVVSSLLIIGFFMLIVYLSKQEAKRANDVTVQTFMQSVDQSLKVIDSMLMQSSQSDRVLAQFVTDARFEESYFNHYQVIGKLNDWIDGYPLVDSAYAVRWSDGLVIMQTGSDHLERFPDRAYVMSFKTNTLPQGWSEARKDPMAGSDARGDIVSLVHQVPLQTSGLGIVVVNVRISELMRSIKDKHVLNVDTLCIRGRDGALLYASSDAGCLSASTPMPVSAAVSSYTGWHYMSAMPHSHLLSYASVFSYIWVIGSTIVTILGLVFFIYITKRNYKPIEAVLTQIRLHVHKKSQPIPEQLKDEFQWIESTFEGLLSELSDFQKQSERERIVRQKITLQLMLLGGLSGNSEHGVELDLLPQHGAKVIMIVEMDHYPKFLASYTSSDQFLLKYVLTKALQELAEHNQLEVWTEWMTSSRLALLLLGKNTAGIEAELSERIEWLANALQDWVVHHLPFTVTLGIGHEVFQVEQLPEAYGQAEEVLRYKWLLEQEKVLWGKRLKTQPGKELLDYQVIVQTMAESLRLGDERWETDYEQIFEEARQSLLSRDDMLRVLQYMLYALDKELSSLGYESMEDIIEQVLSKSRELIHHIETLKELKENLKSPLQELFQRIRELRVNQQHHKLIVKVKSFIEGHYSDPDFSLTTLSDEFGLTGNYLSKLFKSEFGDTFVNYLIKIRIQKAKELLLETNETIQTIGQRVGYVQTISFNRAFKKLVGRSPGEYRKLDNRADRSAFSAVDLEDTDPESSSGQD
- a CDS encoding aspartyl-phosphate phosphatase Spo0E family protein, producing the protein MPITRGVDIRKAIERKRREMHSLSDRYGMASQIVLRKSREIDRLLNAYGSLCKIKEN
- a CDS encoding TrkH family potassium uptake protein, which encodes MFKKMPASRLIVIAYTVGILLAAVLLKLPISLKPGATISYVDALFTSVSAVSVTGLTTVAIKDTLNGFGVGVLVVAFQFGGIGVMTLGSFYWLLFGQEIGLLQRKLIMIDQNRNNLSGLVQLMQLVLGVTLLIEAISTVLFGMYFYWAGFYDSPWTALCYGMFHAISSFTNAGFDLFGNSLLDYSEDYFVQSLTMVLIILGGIGFPVLAQVREYFWGKHPNYRFSLFTKLTLVTTGVLLVVGAAAIWLIERTHALAEMSWHGKLFGSLFTSVTSRSAGLTTLDITALTEGSLLLLSILMFIGASPSSMGGGVRTTTVAVIVLFLVSFARGEKEPKVFGRTINQEDSLKSFVFFLTGVGLMIAGMFVLLLAESHRHGLSAIMFEVASAFGTCGLSTGITGDLGSVSKIALILLMFIGRIGLFLFYTQFTNGRKKPLIRYPEEKLIIG
- a CDS encoding type 2 periplasmic-binding domain-containing protein produces the protein MKKMYRSAWIAGTSVVLLSMLAAGCGTKTETTVNKPAASGTAAPEKRGNITVAVYDNGKVPADQGTMEKNWLTEWLNKNGPVDVKFVPIPRTKDTEKYNLLFASGDAPDLIWSYDSALKAQLISQKQVMPLEDLIDKSSTTYKKLLGQFPSLKKLSTSPDGHIYQIGKVNAETVTPNFILTIRQDWLKKLNLPIPQTTEDLYNTAVAFATKDPDGNGKADTYGMNLSFVGGLEVDQIFGNIPPIIENGKAINPWDRLQAATDFKKKLFDAGAVDKEFLLDKDGAKAKQAFTNGKLGIYGYYVDRNPYDALLKNDANADVVAIAYPKGPYGQFSGALNPSAQVVGLVNAKAKDPKAVMKFIDFLSEPATMKMMKYGEEGTDYKLDNGCPVLVDKDNPKFKFTDTFNILNSLKALEPKCGSPLLGLKPDTNPSDKMWATILQKADEYYTKPERPWPGMTWAEFMPSMPSDLQTINSTVSSQITDIVNKAIVSGTSYSTEQAIKDAKERWEKSGGKDIDAWYDKWYGENKDKAFLTKDLYLK
- a CDS encoding CoA transferase, coding for MAKIGLDYETVKVLNPRLVYGEITGYGREGPCKDKPGQDLLVQSLSGITCLSGDADQGPVPFGLAIADMMAGAHLVQGNNRAWIGSAVANIKKLKLKPESQLFS
- a CDS encoding glycoside hydrolase family 88 protein, with amino-acid sequence MPNQMWLDGLYMAGPIAVQYGKTFGEPDYFDMMTYQAILMESHTKDPITGLFYHGWDETKTAEWADPVTGLAPEFWGRALGWYPVALLARASETTRTISPVLRSRTICTAQARLFSCVWR